A portion of the Halogeometricum sp. S1BR25-6 genome contains these proteins:
- the secY gene encoding preprotein translocase subunit SecY translates to MGWKEAAEPVLTRMPAVARPEGHVPFRRKLGWTAGILVMYFFLTNVTMFGLQTQTAGGDFYGQFRSILAGSQGSILQLGIGPIVTASIVLQLLGGADLLGLDTDDPRDQILYQGLQKLLVVVMICLTGLPMVLAGGYLPASQQVAQSLGVGLGGVKAIIFAQMFVGGILILFMDEIVSKWGVGSGVGLFIIAGVSQQLVAGLFSWEALGGASGLFPTWIGILTGAVDIGSPLSPGGLSDIFLGQGQLLALLTTLFIFGIVVYAESVRVEIPLSHARVKGARGRFPVKLIYASVLPMILVRALQANIQFLGQILNNWTGLPAWAGTYSQGQVTGGLFYYLAPIQSRGDWMWFLGLTSQEPAQILLRVLIDLTFMVVGGAIFAIFWVETTGMGPESTAQQIQNSGMQIPGFRRNPQVIEKVMERYIPQVTVIGGALVGLLAVMANMLGTIGSVSGTGLLLTVSITYKLYEEIAEEQLMEMHPMMRNMFGG, encoded by the coding sequence ATGGGATGGAAGGAGGCCGCCGAACCGGTGCTGACGCGGATGCCTGCAGTCGCCCGTCCGGAAGGGCACGTTCCGTTCCGCCGAAAACTCGGCTGGACGGCGGGCATCCTCGTGATGTATTTCTTCTTGACGAACGTGACGATGTTCGGTCTGCAGACGCAGACCGCCGGGGGGGACTTCTACGGGCAGTTCCGTAGCATCCTCGCCGGGTCGCAGGGGTCGATACTCCAGTTGGGTATCGGTCCCATCGTCACGGCGAGCATCGTTCTGCAACTGCTCGGCGGCGCCGACCTGCTCGGCTTGGACACCGACGACCCCCGGGACCAGATCCTCTATCAGGGGCTTCAGAAGCTGCTGGTGGTCGTGATGATCTGTCTCACCGGACTGCCGATGGTGCTCGCGGGTGGCTACTTACCCGCGAGCCAGCAGGTCGCGCAGTCGCTCGGCGTCGGCCTCGGCGGCGTGAAGGCGATCATCTTCGCGCAGATGTTCGTCGGCGGCATCCTCATCCTGTTCATGGACGAGATCGTGAGCAAGTGGGGCGTCGGATCCGGTGTCGGGCTGTTCATCATCGCGGGCGTCAGCCAGCAGCTCGTCGCCGGGCTGTTCAGCTGGGAGGCCCTCGGTGGCGCCTCGGGGCTGTTCCCGACGTGGATCGGCATCCTCACCGGCGCCGTCGACATCGGCTCGCCGCTCTCGCCGGGCGGACTGTCCGACATCTTCCTCGGACAGGGCCAACTGCTCGCGCTGCTCACGACGCTGTTCATCTTCGGCATCGTCGTGTACGCCGAGAGCGTCCGGGTCGAGATTCCGCTGTCGCACGCCCGCGTGAAGGGCGCCCGCGGCCGCTTCCCGGTGAAGCTCATCTACGCGAGCGTCCTGCCGATGATCCTCGTGCGCGCCCTGCAGGCCAACATCCAGTTCCTCGGGCAGATCCTGAACAACTGGACCGGTCTGCCGGCGTGGGCGGGCACCTACAGTCAGGGACAGGTCACCGGCGGCCTGTTCTACTACCTCGCACCCATCCAATCGCGCGGCGACTGGATGTGGTTCCTCGGGCTGACCTCCCAAGAACCCGCGCAGATCCTCCTGCGCGTCCTCATCGACCTGACGTTCATGGTCGTCGGTGGCGCCATCTTCGCCATCTTCTGGGTCGAGACGACCGGGATGGGCCCCGAGTCCACCGCACAGCAGATTCAGAACTCCGGGATGCAGATTCCCGGCTTCCGGCGCAACCCGCAGGTGATCGAGAAGGTGATGGAGCGGTACATCCCGCAGGTCACCGTCATCGGCGGCGCCTTAGTCGGACTGCTCGCGGTCATGGCGAACATGCTCGGCACCATCGGATCGGTCTCCGGAACGGGACTGCTGCTGACGGTCTCCATCACGTACAAACTGTACGAGGAGATCGCAGAGGAGCAGTTGATGGAGATGCACCCGATGATGCGCAACATGTTCGGCGGCTAA